In one Candidatus Neomarinimicrobiota bacterium genomic region, the following are encoded:
- a CDS encoding nucleotidyltransferase family protein — MDVYGIMLAAGSSSRMNDSFPKLTLPFRQKPLLWWSLKAALKSNLKSVLLVVGANKNRVLYGIKNIGGENKFRLVENENWEIGRSSSVTCGLRELPKNASHVMFLQGDQPLIGVDLINRVIEYAVKNPESPMLYPSLKGKKANPVVFSKEGLIELSKIEGDTSGFGLSDKFNKRAVSFELEDNSTQLNINTNSDYRKLIENYEKE, encoded by the coding sequence TTGGATGTGTACGGAATAATGCTTGCTGCCGGAAGCTCAAGCAGAATGAACGATAGTTTCCCAAAGTTGACGTTGCCCTTTCGACAAAAACCACTCCTTTGGTGGTCGTTGAAAGCGGCTTTAAAATCAAATTTAAAATCTGTACTGCTTGTTGTCGGCGCGAATAAGAACAGAGTATTATATGGAATAAAAAATATCGGCGGAGAAAATAAATTCAGGTTGGTTGAGAATGAAAATTGGGAAATCGGGCGATCATCTTCAGTGACTTGTGGCCTTCGAGAACTTCCAAAAAATGCCTCCCATGTGATGTTTTTGCAAGGAGATCAACCTCTTATCGGTGTTGATCTTATCAACAGAGTCATTGAATATGCTGTAAAGAATCCCGAATCGCCTATGCTTTATCCATCATTAAAAGGAAAGAAGGCCAACCCGGTGGTTTTCTCAAAAGAGGGATTGATTGAACTGTCAAAAATAGAGGGAGACACATCCGGCTTCGGACTTTCGGATAAATTTAATAAAAGAGCGGTGTCTTTTGAGCTGGAAGATAATTCAACACAGCTGAATATAAATACGAACAGCGATTACAGAAAGTTGATTGAGAATTATGAAAAAGAGTGA
- a CDS encoding flavin reductase family protein, with product MKVDPANLDVKESHKILTSIIIPRPIAWVTTLNEDGSVNAAPFSFFMGVSTKPPRLAISVSAKGGEIKDTSRNIIKNSEFVVNMVTNANVEAMNSTAGLYDYGVEELKIAGLSTSESEKIAPPCIKESPVSMECKLEKVVEIGDKNHFLFIGEVVLFHINDDMFENGAVVSQKIHAVGRLEGSFYSHVSDIFEL from the coding sequence ATGAAAGTAGATCCTGCTAATCTTGACGTGAAGGAATCGCATAAGATTTTAACAAGTATAATTATTCCGCGCCCAATAGCTTGGGTAACTACCTTAAATGAAGACGGCTCGGTGAATGCCGCTCCGTTCAGTTTTTTTATGGGAGTATCTACTAAGCCTCCGAGATTGGCAATATCGGTATCGGCAAAGGGGGGAGAGATTAAAGATACATCGAGGAATATTATTAAAAATTCCGAGTTTGTAGTAAACATGGTTACGAATGCAAACGTTGAGGCAATGAACTCAACAGCGGGTTTATATGACTACGGCGTTGAAGAGCTGAAGATTGCAGGATTATCGACCAGTGAGTCGGAAAAGATAGCTCCGCCGTGTATCAAAGAATCTCCTGTAAGCATGGAATGCAAATTAGAGAAAGTTGTTGAAATAGGAGATAAAAATCATTTTCTATTCATCGGTGAAGTAGTTTTATTTCACATAAATGACGATATGTTTGAAAATGGGGCTGTAGTTTCACAGAAAATTCATGCGGTGGGAAGATTAGAAGGCTCTTTCTATTCACATGTAAGTGATATCTTTGAATTGTAG
- a CDS encoding Glu/Leu/Phe/Val dehydrogenase yields the protein MYEHEPQFIVDYYDKKYDVKGYFVVDTLINGIAGGGIRIRKDLTVEEVVHLAKKMTLKFTFINPHIGGAKCGLDFDVNGAGSDEIKEEVLDRFVQFLEPFLRGFYATGPDINTSGKEIMKSVLKLGVPHPQYALAKKSPMGLEKALDRLQKGVNIPVRVLGKETILNDVVAGFSVMEAAKTACFLDGSSFEEKKIAIEGFGSVGGSAAHFLTQEGASVVAISDIDCTVYHQGGIDLSLVTGENSGHININNLPENYTVIPASEGDIYSVEEDIDVFIPAARSDYITAEKLDLLMKNLNPQYIIPGANHPFLVSGDKDEGYIENWLFSKNVIVIPDFIANAGAAALFGILTWNEKINLTADSLLRAVAVMIRESTVKVMASSETERLSPFEVSIAQSRKKIVEYYSDYSSKF from the coding sequence ATGTACGAGCACGAACCGCAATTTATAGTCGATTATTACGACAAGAAATATGACGTCAAGGGATATTTCGTGGTGGATACTCTTATAAACGGAATAGCAGGAGGCGGCATACGAATTCGCAAGGACTTGACGGTTGAAGAGGTTGTTCATCTCGCAAAAAAAATGACTCTCAAATTTACTTTTATAAATCCACATATCGGCGGCGCGAAATGTGGTCTTGATTTTGACGTTAACGGTGCCGGAAGCGATGAAATTAAAGAAGAAGTATTGGATCGTTTCGTTCAATTCCTCGAACCGTTTCTACGGGGTTTCTATGCGACGGGGCCCGATATTAATACTTCCGGAAAGGAAATAATGAAGTCAGTTTTGAAGTTAGGAGTTCCTCATCCTCAATATGCTCTTGCGAAAAAATCGCCTATGGGTTTGGAGAAAGCTCTCGACAGGCTTCAAAAAGGAGTGAATATTCCGGTCAGAGTACTCGGTAAAGAGACTATATTAAATGATGTTGTAGCCGGATTCAGCGTTATGGAGGCGGCAAAAACAGCTTGTTTCCTTGACGGCTCATCGTTTGAGGAAAAGAAGATAGCCATTGAGGGATTTGGTTCTGTGGGCGGCAGCGCGGCTCATTTTCTAACTCAGGAAGGCGCTTCTGTGGTTGCTATTTCGGACATCGACTGCACAGTTTATCATCAAGGCGGAATAGATTTGTCTCTTGTTACCGGAGAGAATTCCGGACATATAAACATAAATAATTTACCTGAAAATTACACCGTTATTCCGGCAAGCGAAGGCGATATATATAGCGTGGAAGAAGATATTGATGTATTTATTCCCGCGGCCCGTTCGGATTATATAACAGCTGAAAAACTGGATCTTCTCATGAAGAATTTGAATCCGCAATATATTATTCCCGGGGCTAATCATCCATTCTTGGTATCAGGCGATAAGGATGAAGGCTATATTGAGAATTGGCTGTTTTCGAAAAATGTTATCGTCATTCCGGATTTTATAGCTAATGCCGGAGCCGCGGCTTTGTTCGGAATTCTTACATGGAATGAGAAGATAAATCTCACAGCTGATTCCCTGCTGCGCGCTGTAGCGGTGATGATAAGGGAATCGACAGTTAAGGTAATGGCTTCAAGCGAAACAGAAAGACTGAGTCCATTTGAAGTTTCGATTGCTCAATCACGGAAGAAGATAGTGGAATATTACAGTGATTATTCATCCAAGTTTTAA
- a CDS encoding enoyl-CoA hydratase/isomerase family protein — translation MNYKSISLEIDSPAATIRLNSPPYNVIDIPMMEEIFGALQVLEEDNNIQFVLFRGAGDKLFSAGVDIADHTEDKIEMMLTKFHDIFRLIYKWDKISISVVHAPAIGGGCELAALCDFVIAAESATFSQPEINVGCYPPAAAAAFPRIIGPKAAMDMILTGRELSAKEAKKLGLVTRVVPDDNLNEAVDELIATLKGKSRAVLSLARKSIKAGIEWEYNLALTKAEDIYFDELMKTEDVKEGVSAFLEKRKPDWRHK, via the coding sequence ATGAATTATAAATCAATATCGCTGGAAATTGATTCTCCGGCAGCCACAATCAGACTTAACAGCCCCCCATATAATGTCATTGATATTCCAATGATGGAAGAGATTTTCGGCGCTCTTCAGGTACTTGAAGAAGATAATAACATTCAATTTGTGCTGTTTCGGGGAGCGGGTGATAAGCTGTTTTCAGCAGGCGTTGATATTGCAGACCACACAGAAGATAAAATAGAAATGATGCTGACAAAATTTCACGATATATTTCGGCTCATATATAAATGGGATAAGATTTCAATTTCAGTGGTACACGCGCCGGCGATTGGCGGCGGTTGCGAACTCGCGGCTTTATGCGATTTTGTGATAGCCGCAGAATCCGCTACATTTTCGCAACCCGAAATAAACGTCGGATGTTATCCGCCCGCAGCCGCAGCCGCGTTTCCGCGGATAATTGGTCCGAAAGCGGCAATGGATATGATTCTTACGGGACGTGAACTATCGGCAAAAGAGGCAAAAAAATTGGGATTAGTTACACGTGTGGTTCCCGATGACAATCTCAATGAGGCTGTGGACGAGCTAATAGCCACTCTTAAAGGGAAGAGTCGGGCCGTACTCTCACTGGCGAGGAAATCTATTAAGGCAGGGATTGAGTGGGAATACAACCTTGCTCTCACAAAAGCTGAAGACATATACTTTGATGAACTTATGAAAACTGAGGATGTAAAAGAAGGCGTCAGCGCCTTTCTGGAAAAACGTAAACCGGATTGGAGACATAAATGA
- a CDS encoding alcohol dehydrogenase catalytic domain-containing protein, giving the protein MSKMMRAGFLVEPGKIELREIPVPEPFHGEIIAKVHTALTCGTDLKTYRRGHPKVSLPSPFGHEFSGTVSALGNGVSGFKEGDTVMTVFSAPCGECYYCLRGEEHLCKELKNSLMFGAYAEYIRVPKQIVSKNMFAKPHSLSFRQAAMLEPLSCVVHGVDEAAVGKDDSVLVMGAGTIGLLFTAVLKTLNLRNLIVAARGEERIDLAKKLGADNVIDASSENILERVMELTENMGVNILIESTGAREVWEDSVNYVSKNGVVILFGGLSKGAKVTFDAERLHYDNIRLQGLFHYRRKDVVEARELLVGDKVFLEPLITGEYPLGELKQAFQLLDNKKGIKYAILP; this is encoded by the coding sequence TTGAGTAAGATGATGAGAGCCGGATTCCTTGTGGAACCCGGAAAAATAGAGCTAAGAGAGATTCCTGTGCCCGAACCGTTTCACGGCGAAATAATAGCCAAAGTTCATACCGCTCTTACCTGTGGAACAGACTTAAAAACGTACAGGCGTGGTCATCCGAAAGTCTCTCTCCCTTCGCCGTTCGGTCATGAATTTTCCGGAACAGTTTCAGCGTTAGGAAATGGGGTAAGTGGATTCAAAGAGGGTGACACCGTTATGACGGTGTTTTCTGCACCTTGCGGCGAGTGCTACTACTGCTTGCGCGGAGAAGAACATCTCTGTAAAGAATTAAAAAATTCTCTGATGTTCGGGGCGTATGCCGAATATATAAGGGTTCCAAAACAGATAGTATCGAAAAATATGTTTGCTAAGCCGCATTCTCTTTCATTTAGACAAGCCGCAATGCTGGAGCCACTCTCCTGCGTGGTTCATGGAGTTGATGAAGCGGCTGTTGGAAAGGATGATTCTGTACTGGTTATGGGAGCCGGTACGATAGGATTGTTATTTACGGCAGTCCTAAAAACTTTAAACCTGCGAAATCTCATAGTTGCTGCTCGTGGGGAAGAACGTATTGACTTAGCAAAAAAATTAGGCGCAGATAATGTTATTGATGCCTCATCTGAAAATATTTTGGAGCGGGTTATGGAATTGACGGAGAATATGGGGGTAAATATTCTGATTGAATCAACCGGAGCCCGTGAGGTCTGGGAAGATTCGGTAAACTACGTTTCAAAGAATGGTGTGGTTATTTTATTCGGGGGATTATCTAAAGGCGCTAAAGTAACATTCGATGCAGAGCGCTTGCATTATGATAACATTAGGCTGCAGGGACTGTTCCATTACCGCAGAAAGGATGTGGTGGAAGCTCGCGAACTTTTAGTAGGCGATAAAGTTTTTTTGGAGCCGTTGATTACAGGTGAATATCCGCTTGGCGAGCTTAAGCAGGCCTTTCAGTTATTGGACAATAAAAAAGGAATTAAATACGCAATTTTGCCTTAA
- a CDS encoding acetyl-CoA C-acetyltransferase: MAEQEVYIAEPRRTPVGAYGGVFKNVPAVELGKFSVRGTLEGSGIDIGSVDEVILGHARQAGNRPNPAKQVVRLSGLPDEVPAWTINQACASGLRSIVSAAQAVMLSDSDVVIAGGMESMSTTPYLLMNARWGYRLGHNKILDAQYWDGFICPLCEQLMGETAENLVEKYNITREEQDKFAAESQQKCEAAAKNGKFDDEIVKVEMKDRKGNLTIIDSDEHPRKGITAEDLSKLNPVFKDNGIVHAGASSGITDGAASMLVLSEKKVEKLGIDPIARIVGYSVVGLKPEHMGLGPVPALKKLEEKTGVKTEEIDLIEINEAFAAQVIACQRELNIDPIKLNVNGGAIALGHPIGCSGARISVTLLHEMKRRKVKYGAATLCVSGGMGIAALFERV, encoded by the coding sequence ATGGCGGAGCAAGAAGTATATATAGCAGAACCTCGTAGGACACCGGTTGGAGCATACGGCGGAGTATTTAAAAATGTACCGGCTGTGGAGCTTGGAAAGTTTTCTGTTAGGGGTACATTGGAGGGCAGCGGAATTGATATCGGCTCTGTTGACGAGGTGATACTCGGACACGCTCGACAGGCTGGAAACCGTCCAAATCCCGCAAAGCAGGTCGTGAGGTTATCAGGATTGCCCGATGAAGTACCTGCGTGGACCATAAACCAGGCGTGCGCTTCGGGACTGAGGAGCATAGTCTCCGCGGCGCAGGCAGTGATGCTTTCTGATTCGGATGTGGTAATTGCAGGTGGAATGGAATCAATGAGCACTACTCCTTATCTGCTGATGAATGCCCGATGGGGCTATCGCTTAGGGCATAATAAGATACTTGATGCGCAATACTGGGATGGGTTTATCTGTCCGCTTTGCGAACAATTGATGGGCGAAACGGCTGAAAATCTTGTTGAAAAATACAATATCACGCGGGAAGAACAGGATAAATTCGCCGCTGAAAGTCAGCAAAAGTGCGAGGCAGCGGCAAAAAATGGCAAATTTGACGATGAAATCGTAAAAGTGGAAATGAAAGATAGGAAGGGTAACCTGACGATAATTGATTCCGACGAACATCCCCGAAAGGGAATTACCGCTGAAGACCTTTCTAAATTGAATCCTGTCTTTAAAGATAATGGAATCGTCCATGCGGGAGCATCTTCAGGTATAACCGATGGCGCAGCTTCGATGCTTGTATTATCAGAAAAAAAAGTGGAGAAATTAGGAATTGACCCCATTGCGAGAATAGTCGGATATTCGGTCGTCGGGCTTAAGCCGGAGCATATGGGATTGGGGCCCGTACCGGCGTTAAAGAAACTTGAAGAAAAAACAGGCGTTAAAACAGAAGAAATCGATTTGATAGAAATTAACGAAGCATTTGCGGCTCAGGTGATAGCTTGTCAGCGGGAGTTGAATATTGACCCGATAAAGCTTAACGTAAATGGCGGTGCGATTGCCCTCGGACACCCGATTGGTTGCTCGGGTGCGAGAATCAGTGTTACGCTGCTACATGAAATGAAAAGACGAAAAGTAAAATACGGTGCGGCTACACTATGCGTTTCGGGAGGAATGGGAATTGCAGCGCTTTTTGAAAGAGTTTGA
- a CDS encoding XdhC family protein, whose amino-acid sequence MKKSEMFKRISELLDEGKSFAVGTLLEVKGSAPQKVGAKMIIFEDSSIEFTIGGGPFEAQVIQDSVKILKNGSGSKIESYELTEDSLGMYCQGVSKVLIETFKPEAQLVVFGAGHVGSAIIKLAEQTGIFNLTIADDRTEYANKDKFTDSVSVILTDRDYKNGLPDVGPNSFIVIVTRCHPTDKELVKRYAGSNAAYIGMIGSKAKKKILFKELEKEGTSKAFLDKVHSPIGIPLGGKEPTEIAVSILAELIKVKNEIFG is encoded by the coding sequence ATGAAAAAGAGTGAGATGTTTAAGAGAATATCGGAGCTGTTAGATGAGGGAAAATCTTTTGCCGTAGGAACGCTTTTGGAAGTCAAAGGTTCTGCTCCTCAAAAAGTCGGTGCGAAGATGATAATTTTTGAAGACTCTTCAATTGAATTCACAATCGGGGGCGGACCGTTCGAGGCGCAGGTAATACAGGATTCTGTAAAAATCCTAAAAAACGGCAGCGGGAGCAAAATCGAAAGCTATGAACTCACAGAGGATTCACTTGGGATGTATTGTCAGGGAGTATCAAAAGTTCTAATTGAGACTTTTAAGCCGGAGGCGCAATTGGTTGTATTTGGGGCGGGACATGTAGGCTCTGCAATTATAAAATTAGCGGAACAAACGGGGATATTCAATTTAACAATAGCCGACGACAGAACTGAGTATGCGAACAAAGACAAATTCACTGATTCGGTGAGTGTTATCCTGACAGATAGAGATTATAAAAACGGCCTTCCGGATGTGGGTCCGAATTCGTTTATCGTGATTGTGACCAGGTGTCATCCCACGGACAAGGAACTGGTGAAAAGATATGCCGGATCAAACGCGGCCTATATCGGTATGATAGGAAGCAAAGCAAAGAAAAAGATACTTTTCAAGGAATTGGAAAAAGAAGGTACTTCTAAAGCGTTCCTTGATAAAGTTCATTCACCAATCGGGATACCGCTTGGGGGCAAGGAGCCGACGGAGATTGCTGTGAGTATTCTCGCGGAGCTCATTAAAGTTAAGAACGAGATTTTTGGATAA
- a CDS encoding 6-carboxytetrahydropterin synthase, with translation MYKVSKAIEFCYGHRLLNYDGKCRHLHGHNARAEIELNSEELDDRGMVFDFSDIKKAVKSWIDENLDHLMILNEKDEIIPMLEKAGERYLAVPANPTAEFISKLIYDHVKSLGFPVVSVKVWETPDSYAEYSD, from the coding sequence ATGTATAAAGTAAGCAAAGCCATAGAATTTTGTTATGGACACCGTCTTTTGAATTACGATGGAAAGTGCAGGCACCTGCACGGCCATAACGCACGGGCAGAAATTGAATTAAATTCCGAAGAACTTGACGATCGGGGAATGGTGTTTGATTTTTCTGATATAAAAAAAGCGGTAAAAAGCTGGATAGATGAAAATCTTGACCATCTGATGATACTCAACGAAAAAGATGAGATTATCCCAATGCTTGAAAAAGCGGGAGAACGGTATCTTGCTGTCCCGGCAAATCCCACTGCCGAATTTATCTCTAAACTGATTTATGATCATGTTAAATCGTTGGGTTTTCCGGTGGTCTCGGTGAAGGTATGGGAAACACCGGACTCATATGCCGAGTATAGTGATTAG
- a CDS encoding alcohol dehydrogenase catalytic domain-containing protein, translating to MLAVTKPKPHENEEWTQGFNVTDMPEATLPDDNHVLIEVSTGGICGTDVGIYNSKESIKREMMLAADIDPIIIGHEFAGRLVDVGNGALEFLGTKLNSPVNSDFKNKLFNDYDVTAEMHITCGNCLQCRIGEKHVCKNTIIKGIHEHGAFTKYITVPAENLVLIQRGKIPMEIMSFMDAFGNAVHTTSTINKKDKTIAILGCGIQGLMATAISHKLGAKKIFVTDASHPKVGMTPEKLEDSHFAMAKKFGADACFDMAIPDNRQKFFEFVMDETDGIGVDGILEMSGNYKAYEDAFKVLRAGGVFALLGLPSGDFQMDFARDIIFKGATVKGIIGRRIWETWDLMIELLESGLSDTFIDNGFVTHNLGISEVDHAFEEIAAGNALKVLLKPE from the coding sequence TTGTTAGCTGTCACAAAACCCAAACCCCATGAAAACGAAGAGTGGACTCAAGGATTTAACGTTACCGATATGCCGGAAGCCACCCTGCCCGATGATAATCACGTTCTGATAGAAGTATCAACAGGCGGAATATGCGGTACAGACGTTGGAATCTATAATTCAAAAGAATCAATAAAAAGAGAGATGATGCTCGCCGCAGATATTGATCCGATAATAATCGGACACGAATTTGCCGGCAGATTGGTAGATGTAGGAAACGGCGCTTTAGAATTTCTCGGGACAAAATTGAATTCTCCGGTCAATTCTGATTTCAAAAATAAGCTTTTCAACGACTATGACGTCACCGCAGAAATGCACATCACCTGCGGAAATTGTCTGCAATGCCGAATAGGAGAAAAACACGTTTGTAAGAACACTATCATAAAAGGTATTCATGAACACGGAGCGTTCACAAAGTACATTACCGTTCCGGCAGAAAATCTTGTACTCATTCAGCGTGGAAAAATTCCTATGGAAATTATGTCGTTTATGGACGCTTTCGGAAACGCCGTTCATACGACGAGTACTATCAACAAAAAGGATAAAACAATCGCTATTCTTGGATGTGGGATTCAGGGCTTGATGGCTACCGCAATTTCTCACAAGCTTGGAGCGAAGAAAATATTTGTCACGGACGCTTCTCATCCTAAAGTGGGGATGACTCCTGAAAAACTTGAGGACTCTCACTTCGCAATGGCTAAAAAATTTGGAGCGGATGCATGCTTCGACATGGCAATTCCTGATAACAGACAAAAATTTTTCGAGTTCGTCATGGACGAAACTGATGGAATCGGGGTTGACGGCATCCTTGAAATGTCCGGAAATTATAAAGCCTATGAAGACGCTTTTAAAGTTCTTCGGGCGGGAGGCGTATTCGCTCTTCTCGGATTACCGAGTGGTGATTTTCAAATGGACTTTGCCAGAGATATAATTTTTAAAGGTGCGACAGTAAAGGGAATTATCGGTCGGCGGATTTGGGAGACATGGGACTTAATGATAGAATTATTAGAAAGCGGACTCAGCGATACTTTTATTGATAATGGATTTGTCACTCATAATCTTGGCATATCAGAGGTTGACCACGCTTTTGAGGAAATCGCGGCAGGGAACGCTCTAAAAGTTTTACTCAAACCTGAATAA
- a CDS encoding EF2563 family selenium-dependent molybdenum hydroxylase system protein, whose translation MDNLILFRGAGELASGAIRRLTLAGFPVIALEIAKPLCVRRTVSFASAIYDGGIEIEEIKGIFCNDIDEAAEITAGRETAVLIDPEGAAIQELSPKILIDARMMKNNPDTNSDMAPVVIALGPGYAAPEDAHYVIETSRGHDLGRVITNGNALKDTGVPGEVGGETIRRVIRSPMSGKFESNANIGDMLSAFQTVGKVNGKEVITEISGLLRGLLYDGVEISKGTKIGDVDPRGNSDFLHTISDKANAIAGGVMEAVLRSIQ comes from the coding sequence TTGGATAATCTTATTCTCTTCCGCGGGGCAGGCGAGCTTGCCTCGGGAGCAATACGCAGGTTAACACTGGCAGGTTTTCCGGTAATAGCGCTTGAAATAGCCAAGCCGCTCTGTGTTCGCAGGACGGTTTCTTTTGCTTCGGCAATATATGATGGCGGAATAGAAATTGAGGAGATTAAGGGAATATTCTGTAATGATATCGATGAAGCAGCGGAGATTACAGCCGGACGGGAGACAGCAGTTTTGATCGACCCTGAAGGCGCTGCAATTCAGGAGTTATCACCGAAGATTTTAATTGATGCCCGAATGATGAAGAATAACCCTGATACAAATTCTGATATGGCTCCTGTGGTCATAGCATTGGGACCGGGTTATGCGGCTCCCGAAGACGCACATTATGTCATAGAGACGTCACGGGGGCACGATCTCGGTCGGGTCATCACAAATGGGAATGCGTTAAAGGACACGGGTGTGCCCGGCGAAGTGGGAGGCGAAACCATCAGGCGGGTGATTAGGTCTCCGATGAGCGGGAAATTCGAGTCAAATGCAAATATCGGAGATATGTTAAGCGCTTTTCAAACGGTAGGAAAAGTAAACGGAAAAGAAGTAATAACTGAAATATCAGGATTGCTTCGAGGTTTATTGTATGACGGAGTTGAAATTTCAAAGGGAACTAAAATCGGGGATGTGGACCCGCGTGGCAACTCCGATTTTCTGCATACAATTTCAGATAAAGCAAATGCTATTGCAGGGGGGGTTATGGAGGCGGTGCTAAGATCAATTCAGTAA